In Limnobaculum parvum, one DNA window encodes the following:
- the modC gene encoding molybdenum ABC transporter ATP-binding protein ModC — translation MLKLNFKQRLGALEMDVAVEVPGEGITAIFGLSGAGKTSLINAVSGLTRPDSGEIILNDRVLVDCSRGIYLPPEKRRIGYVFQDARLFPHYSTKGNLQYGMQPQMQRQFDDIVELLGIAHLLKRFPITLSGGEKQRVAIGRALLTAPELLLMDEPLASLDIPRKRELIPYLERLAKDVNIPILYVTHSMEEILRLAEQVIVLDSGKVRAAGELESVWASDAMAPWRQQDEQSSVLNVTLLKQHDKYAMSALALGEQCLWVNRVDVPQGQRLRVRIHAADVSLVLTKPQDSSIRNVLAAEVTEIHPSGDRIDVKLLVGQHAIWARITPWARDELHICVGQALFAQVKSVSISREAW, via the coding sequence ATGTTAAAGCTAAATTTCAAACAGCGCTTGGGTGCGTTGGAGATGGATGTTGCGGTTGAAGTGCCCGGAGAGGGGATTACCGCAATTTTTGGCTTGTCTGGTGCTGGCAAAACGTCACTGATTAACGCAGTAAGTGGATTAACTCGACCAGACAGCGGCGAAATTATTCTAAACGACAGGGTGTTGGTAGATTGCTCTCGAGGGATTTACCTGCCACCGGAAAAGCGCCGTATCGGTTATGTTTTTCAAGATGCGCGCCTGTTTCCCCATTACAGCACTAAAGGCAACTTGCAGTACGGTATGCAGCCACAAATGCAGCGTCAGTTTGATGATATTGTTGAGCTATTGGGTATTGCTCATCTGCTCAAACGTTTTCCCATCACTTTATCCGGTGGTGAAAAGCAGCGGGTAGCAATTGGTCGTGCTTTATTAACAGCACCTGAATTGTTGTTGATGGACGAACCCTTAGCCTCACTGGATATACCGCGCAAGCGAGAGCTGATCCCTTATCTAGAACGTCTGGCGAAAGATGTGAATATTCCCATATTGTATGTGACCCACAGTATGGAAGAGATTCTGCGACTCGCTGAACAGGTGATCGTGCTGGACAGTGGAAAAGTCAGAGCGGCCGGGGAGCTGGAAAGCGTATGGGCCAGTGATGCGATGGCACCGTGGCGACAGCAGGATGAGCAAAGCAGCGTACTGAATGTGACCTTACTGAAACAGCACGATAAGTATGCGATGAGTGCGTTGGCATTAGGAGAACAGTGCCTGTGGGTTAATCGGGTGGATGTACCACAGGGGCAACGATTACGGGTTCGTATTCATGCGGCGGATGTCTCTTTAGTCTTAACTAAACCACAAGATAGCAGTATCCGTAATGTGTTGGCTGCGGAGGTAACAGAAATTCACCCTTCGGGCGATCGCATTGATGTGAAGCTATTAGTGGGGCAACACGCTATTTGGGCCAGAATTACCCCCTGGGCTCGGGATGAATTACACATTTGCGTAGGGCAGGCACTGTTCGCGCAGGTGAAGAGCGTGTCGATTAGCCGAGAGGCATGGTGA
- the modB gene encoding molybdate ABC transporter permease subunit: MMLSQYELEALLLSLKVAGVAVAFSLPVGIFVAWILARCQFPGKALLDSVIHLPLVLPPVVIGYLLLIGFGRKGIIGEWLYQWFGFSFTFSWRGAAFASAVIAFPLMVRAIRLALEAVDTKLEQAARTLGAGFWRVLFTVTLPLAFPGLLAGVVLAFARSLGEFGATITFVSNIPGETRTIPLAMYTLIETPGAEGDAARLCIIAILLSLISLLMSEWLARWSQRRLKG; the protein is encoded by the coding sequence ATGATGTTATCTCAATATGAGTTAGAAGCGCTGCTGCTCAGCCTTAAAGTGGCTGGAGTGGCCGTGGCCTTCAGTTTACCTGTCGGTATTTTTGTTGCTTGGATTCTGGCGCGCTGCCAGTTTCCTGGTAAAGCATTGCTGGACAGCGTTATTCATCTACCTCTGGTATTGCCACCAGTCGTGATCGGTTATTTACTGCTCATCGGCTTTGGCCGCAAAGGTATTATTGGTGAATGGCTATATCAGTGGTTCGGCTTCAGCTTTACCTTTAGTTGGCGCGGAGCCGCTTTTGCTTCAGCGGTTATAGCTTTTCCCCTGATGGTCAGGGCAATCCGATTGGCGCTTGAAGCGGTGGATACCAAACTGGAACAAGCCGCCAGAACGCTGGGCGCGGGTTTTTGGCGCGTCTTATTTACCGTCACCTTGCCTTTGGCTTTTCCCGGCCTGTTAGCGGGTGTAGTACTGGCTTTTGCCCGATCGCTGGGCGAATTCGGTGCAACCATCACCTTTGTCTCTAATATTCCCGGTGAAACCCGTACTATTCCGTTAGCGATGTATACCCTCATTGAAACGCCCGGCGCAGAAGGGGATGCCGCTCGTCTGTGCATTATAGCCATTTTGTTGTCATTAATATCGTTGCTAATGTCTGAATGGCTGGCGCGCTGGAGTCAACGGAGGCTGAAAGGCTGA
- the modA gene encoding molybdate ABC transporter substrate-binding protein: MKNKLKLTLVGLLAATLLQTASAAEKITVFAAASLTNALEEIATDYQKKSGVEVTSSFASSSTLARQIEQGAPADMFISADQQWMDFVVEKKLMDDKTRVTLLGNDLVLVAPADSPLKHVNVSKVTDWSSLLKDGRLAVGDPDHVPAGIYTKQALTFLGVWDQLSPKMARANNVRAALALVERAEAPLGIVYGSDAVASKKVKMVGIFPDDSHLPVEYPMAAVKDHATPAVQAFAKYLTTPEASAVFEKYGFSPRIK; encoded by the coding sequence ATGAAGAACAAACTGAAACTCACTCTGGTTGGGCTGTTAGCCGCTACTTTGCTACAAACCGCATCAGCAGCGGAGAAAATTACCGTATTCGCTGCTGCATCCTTGACCAATGCGCTGGAAGAAATCGCAACAGACTATCAAAAAAAGAGCGGTGTAGAGGTCACTTCCTCGTTTGCCTCTTCTTCAACGCTAGCCCGTCAAATTGAACAAGGCGCACCGGCAGACATGTTTATCTCTGCTGACCAGCAGTGGATGGATTTTGTTGTTGAAAAGAAACTGATGGATGATAAAACGCGTGTAACCCTATTGGGTAACGATCTGGTTCTGGTTGCCCCGGCTGACAGTCCATTGAAACACGTCAATGTCAGTAAAGTGACTGACTGGTCATCTTTATTGAAAGATGGACGTTTAGCCGTAGGCGACCCCGATCACGTTCCAGCGGGCATCTATACTAAACAAGCATTAACTTTCCTTGGTGTTTGGGATCAACTGTCACCAAAGATGGCGAGAGCAAACAACGTGCGTGCAGCATTAGCGCTGGTTGAACGCGCTGAAGCCCCGTTAGGTATTGTGTATGGGTCTGATGCGGTAGCCAGCAAAAAAGTAAAAATGGTGGGTATTTTCCCTGACGACAGTCACTTACCGGTAGAGTATCCTATGGCGGCGGTAAAAGACCATGCGACCCCGGCAGTGCAGGCGTTTGCTAAATACCTGACTACGCCGGAAGCTTCAGCAGTATTTGAAAAATATGGGTTCAGTCCACGTATTAAATGA
- a CDS encoding AcrZ family multidrug efflux pump-associated protein, protein MFELLKSLIFAACMVPVVMAIILGLIYGLGEVFNFISKLGPSKSRNN, encoded by the coding sequence ATGTTTGAATTATTAAAAAGTCTGATATTTGCTGCCTGTATGGTTCCCGTGGTGATGGCAATTATTTTGGGATTGATTTATGGGTTGGGCGAAGTGTTTAACTTTATTTCAAAACTGGGTCCAAGCAAAAGCCGTAATAACTAA
- the modE gene encoding molybdenum-dependent transcriptional regulator produces the protein MNAEILLTLKLQGHLFADPRRIALLKQIEHTGSISQGAKLAEISYKSAWDAVNEMNKLTDNLLVERATGGKGGGGAHLTPYGKRLLQLYDLLEKIQQKAFNALQDDSMPLDSLLAAIARFSLQTSARNQFFGTILDQQPTNQPDCVTLLMNDGKTEIHASLTQQSIQRLQLTQGKEVLALIKAPMIDLHHHPLAASDNCLQSTVTSVSTKEQRCEVLLQLDGGETLCSTLSHQQADVLSVRVGQTLWATFSAESVIIATLC, from the coding sequence ATGAATGCTGAAATCTTACTTACCCTGAAATTACAAGGTCATCTATTTGCTGATCCTCGCCGTATCGCCTTGCTAAAACAAATTGAGCATACCGGTTCTATCAGTCAGGGAGCCAAGCTGGCAGAGATCAGTTATAAAAGCGCCTGGGATGCCGTCAATGAGATGAATAAGTTGACCGATAATCTGTTAGTAGAGCGCGCAACCGGCGGTAAAGGTGGGGGTGGTGCGCATTTGACACCTTATGGTAAACGCCTACTTCAACTGTATGATCTGCTGGAAAAAATACAACAAAAGGCGTTCAATGCATTACAAGATGACTCAATGCCGTTAGACAGCTTGTTAGCCGCCATCGCCCGATTTTCACTCCAAACCAGTGCCCGTAATCAATTTTTTGGTACCATTCTCGACCAACAGCCAACCAATCAACCAGACTGTGTTACTTTGCTGATGAATGATGGCAAAACCGAAATTCATGCCTCCCTAACTCAGCAAAGTATCCAGCGGCTGCAACTTACCCAAGGGAAAGAGGTATTAGCGTTGATCAAAGCGCCGATGATTGATTTACATCACCACCCCCTCGCCGCCAGTGATAACTGTCTGCAAAGTACGGTGACATCCGTCAGTACCAAGGAGCAACGTTGCGAAGTCTTATTACAGTTAGATGGGGGAGAAACGCTCTGTTCTACCCTCTCTCATCAACAGGCTGACGTTCTTTCTGTTCGGGTCGGACAAACATTATGGGCAACGTTTAGCGCCGAGAGCGTCATTATTGCTACCCTGTGCTAA
- a CDS encoding LysR family transcriptional regulator: MERVYRTDLKLLRYFLAVAEELHFGKAAVRLNMSQPPLSIHIKELEAQLGTLLFIRHSRSVALTHAGKVLMEETRSLLAATNQALARVEQIGRGERGRIELGIVGTAMWGQLRPVLHRFIKANPTVDIIFREKSPGIQMAMLERHEIDAGIWRMASIPPQGLTSLRLQEASFLVALPSEHRLVRHDAIPLHELRNEAFVTLPAVHSDWSFLQKVCNKAGFSPHIVREAVEPQTVLALISMGLGITLIADSYAQMNWPGVIFRPLEERIPADLYVVYDELQITSTTLRLIDELKVVSA; this comes from the coding sequence ATTGAACGCGTTTATCGTACTGACCTGAAGCTATTGCGTTATTTTTTAGCGGTAGCGGAAGAACTTCACTTTGGCAAAGCGGCGGTGCGCCTGAATATGTCGCAGCCGCCGCTCAGTATTCATATAAAGGAGCTGGAAGCTCAGTTAGGAACCCTGCTGTTTATTCGTCATTCACGCAGCGTCGCTTTAACCCATGCGGGGAAGGTGCTGATGGAAGAGACGCGTAGCCTACTGGCGGCAACCAATCAGGCGCTGGCCAGAGTCGAACAAATAGGCCGGGGAGAAAGAGGTCGCATAGAGCTGGGTATTGTTGGAACAGCAATGTGGGGGCAATTGAGGCCCGTTTTGCATCGCTTTATTAAAGCCAATCCTACCGTTGATATTATCTTTCGCGAAAAGTCTCCGGGTATACAGATGGCTATGTTGGAGCGCCATGAAATTGATGCCGGTATCTGGCGTATGGCTTCTATTCCACCTCAGGGGTTAACCAGCCTACGATTACAGGAGGCTTCTTTTTTAGTGGCCTTACCCAGTGAACATCGGTTGGTCAGACATGACGCTATTCCTCTGCATGAGTTAAGAAATGAAGCGTTTGTAACGTTACCCGCGGTGCATTCGGACTGGTCCTTTTTACAAAAAGTATGTAATAAGGCCGGTTTTTCTCCCCATATTGTGCGGGAGGCAGTAGAGCCACAAACCGTACTGGCGCTGATCAGTATGGGATTAGGGATTACGCTGATAGCGGACAGCTATGCCCAAATGAATTGGCCGGGGGTGATATTTAGACCGCTGGAAGAGCGAATTCCTGCTGATTTGTATGTGGTTTATGATGAATTGCAGATAACTTCGACAACCTTACGGTTGATTGATGAACTCAAGGTGGTTTCAGCGTAG
- the deoC gene encoding deoxyribose-phosphate aldolase yields the protein MQNLKTIARQALNLMDLTSLNENDTREVINKLCQNAKTAYGHPAAVCVYPAFIADARRALSEQGLSAVQIATVTNFPAGSADVALAERETKAAIAAGADEVDVVFPWRALQTGDTQIGYDLVVACKAACGDKLLKVIIESGELKTPALIRQASMIAIDAGADFIKTSTGKVPVNATPEAAEIMLGVIAEKGGRCGFKAAGGVRSAEEAEHYLAIAARLLGEAWITPAHFRFGASSLLASLLATLDDKQAAISPNGY from the coding sequence ATGCAGAATTTGAAAACCATTGCCCGACAGGCACTGAATCTGATGGATCTCACCTCATTAAACGAGAATGACACCCGTGAGGTTATCAACAAACTTTGTCAAAACGCTAAAACGGCTTACGGTCATCCGGCTGCCGTTTGTGTTTACCCTGCATTTATTGCGGATGCACGTCGTGCTTTAAGCGAGCAAGGGCTATCGGCGGTGCAAATTGCTACCGTCACTAATTTTCCAGCCGGATCGGCTGATGTGGCATTAGCCGAGCGAGAAACCAAGGCCGCCATTGCAGCAGGAGCCGATGAAGTTGATGTAGTATTTCCGTGGCGTGCGTTACAGACTGGCGATACACAAATCGGTTACGATTTGGTTGTCGCCTGTAAAGCCGCCTGTGGTGATAAATTGCTGAAAGTGATCATTGAGAGCGGAGAGTTAAAAACGCCAGCATTGATCCGTCAGGCATCGATGATTGCTATTGATGCCGGAGCCGATTTTATTAAAACTTCCACCGGTAAAGTACCGGTTAATGCCACGCCGGAAGCGGCGGAGATCATGCTGGGTGTGATTGCTGAAAAGGGCGGTCGTTGTGGTTTTAAAGCCGCTGGCGGCGTTCGTTCTGCTGAAGAAGCCGAGCATTATCTGGCTATCGCGGCCCGTTTACTGGGAGAAGCATGGATAACACCCGCGCATTTTCGCTTTGGCGCATCTAGCCTGTTGGCGAGCCTATTGGCAACGTTGGATGATAAACAAGCCGCCATCTCCCCAAATGGCTATTGA
- a CDS encoding XapX domain-containing protein, whose protein sequence is MKEILLSSGVGFAVGALCTYLRVPIPAPNVLPGVLTIVFMYIGYLVVKGLM, encoded by the coding sequence ATGAAAGAAATTCTATTATCTTCCGGTGTGGGTTTTGCCGTGGGCGCGCTGTGTACCTATCTTCGGGTGCCCATTCCGGCACCTAACGTTCTGCCGGGCGTGTTGACCATTGTCTTTATGTATATTGGTTATCTGGTCGTCAAAGGGCTTATGTAA
- a CDS encoding nucleoside permease — MGIKNRLKIMSFLQYFIWGSWLVTLGSYMINTLHFNGASVGIVYSTKGLAAVLMPSLIGIVADKWVRANRVYTLCHLVCAVALFYAASINEPSLMFWVMLMNAMTFMPTIALSNTISYSCLEKAGLDTVSHFPPIRVFGTIGFIVAMWTISLLGLELSNMQLYIASGASLLLAVYSLTLPSIPTANKKQNQTWVSMLGLDAFVLFKKPRMAVFFLFAMLLGAVLQITNTFGSPFLHDFALNPEFKDSFVVKYPSILLSVSQMSEVLFILTIPFFLKRFGIKTVMLLSMVAWCLRFGLFAYGDPSPVGFVLLLMSMIVYGCAFDFFNISGSVFVEQEVSSDIRASAQGLFMTMVNGVGAYVGAILSGKAVDYFSVDGVKDWHTIWLVFTAYAVLLAVVFFFTFQYKHQPEKLAQTSIAH, encoded by the coding sequence ATGGGAATTAAAAATCGCCTAAAAATCATGTCGTTTTTACAGTATTTCATTTGGGGAAGCTGGCTGGTGACGCTGGGCTCCTACATGATCAATACGCTGCATTTTAACGGCGCATCGGTGGGGATCGTGTATAGCACTAAGGGCTTGGCAGCAGTACTGATGCCAAGCCTGATTGGTATTGTTGCCGATAAGTGGGTGAGGGCCAATCGGGTTTATACCTTATGTCATTTGGTGTGCGCTGTGGCACTGTTCTATGCCGCCAGCATCAATGAACCAAGCCTAATGTTTTGGGTCATGTTGATGAATGCCATGACCTTTATGCCAACCATTGCGTTATCTAATACCATCTCTTACTCCTGCTTGGAAAAAGCGGGGTTGGATACGGTGAGTCATTTCCCGCCGATTCGGGTATTTGGCACCATCGGTTTTATTGTTGCCATGTGGACTATCAGCCTGTTGGGCCTTGAGCTAAGTAATATGCAGTTGTATATCGCTTCGGGCGCTTCACTGCTGCTGGCAGTCTATTCATTAACATTACCTTCCATTCCGACGGCGAATAAAAAACAGAATCAGACCTGGGTCAGTATGTTGGGACTGGATGCCTTCGTGCTGTTCAAAAAACCAAGAATGGCGGTGTTCTTTCTGTTTGCCATGCTGTTAGGCGCGGTATTGCAGATCACCAATACCTTCGGTAGCCCATTCCTGCACGATTTTGCGCTGAATCCTGAATTTAAAGACAGTTTTGTGGTGAAGTATCCCTCTATTTTGCTGTCGGTTTCGCAAATGTCCGAGGTGCTGTTTATTCTGACAATTCCATTCTTCCTTAAACGCTTTGGTATTAAAACCGTCATGTTGTTAAGTATGGTGGCTTGGTGCCTGCGCTTTGGATTGTTTGCCTATGGCGATCCTTCCCCGGTGGGTTTTGTGCTGCTGCTGATGTCGATGATCGTTTATGGCTGCGCCTTTGACTTCTTCAATATTTCTGGCTCGGTGTTTGTTGAGCAGGAAGTCAGTTCGGATATTCGGGCCAGTGCACAAGGCTTGTTCATGACCATGGTCAACGGTGTGGGTGCTTATGTTGGTGCCATTCTGAGCGGTAAAGCCGTGGATTACTTTTCCGTTGATGGGGTTAAAGACTGGCACACTATCTGGCTGGTATTTACTGCCTATGCGGTTCTGCTGGCGGTGGTGTTCTTCTTTACCTTCCAATATAAGCATCAACCAGAAAAGCTGGCTCAAACCAGTATCGCTCACTAA
- the xapA gene encoding xanthosine phosphorylase has protein sequence MSQIELSQNAFYAADIIHQYKPDFIPRVAFILGSGLGALAEQIEDAVAISYEKLPGFPVSTVHGHAGELVLGTLSGVPVACMKGRGHFYEGRGMTIMTDAIRTFKLLGCELLFSTNAAGSLRPEVEPGSLVSLNDHINTMPGTPMVGLNDERFGERFFTLANAYDADYRALLQQVAEESGFPLSEGVFVSYPGPNFETAAEIRMMQIIGGDVVGMSVVPEVISARHCGLKVVAVSAITNLAEGLGKVTLSHAQTLAAAELSRQNFITLICGFLRKLA, from the coding sequence ATGTCACAAATAGAATTATCTCAAAATGCATTTTATGCAGCGGACATTATTCATCAATATAAACCCGATTTTATACCTCGAGTGGCGTTTATTTTAGGTTCTGGACTGGGTGCGTTGGCTGAACAAATTGAAGATGCGGTTGCTATCTCTTATGAAAAATTGCCAGGGTTTCCGGTAAGTACCGTTCATGGTCATGCCGGCGAGTTGGTGCTGGGCACATTGTCTGGCGTACCGGTAGCCTGCATGAAAGGGAGAGGGCATTTTTATGAAGGTCGCGGTATGACCATTATGACCGATGCTATCCGCACCTTTAAGTTGCTGGGTTGTGAATTACTGTTTTCAACCAATGCGGCAGGCTCGTTGCGACCTGAAGTTGAACCGGGCAGTTTGGTTTCACTGAACGATCATATTAACACCATGCCGGGCACACCGATGGTGGGTTTGAACGACGAACGTTTTGGCGAACGTTTTTTCACATTGGCAAATGCTTATGATGCAGATTACCGAGCGTTGCTTCAGCAAGTGGCTGAAGAGTCTGGTTTTCCATTGTCTGAAGGCGTTTTTGTTTCTTATCCGGGGCCTAACTTTGAAACTGCCGCAGAGATACGCATGATGCAGATTATCGGCGGTGATGTGGTGGGGATGTCAGTGGTGCCGGAAGTTATTTCTGCTCGCCATTGTGGGTTAAAGGTGGTTGCGGTATCGGCGATTACTAATCTGGCGGAAGGATTAGGTAAGGTGACGCTGTCCCATGCTCAAACGCTGGCTGCTGCTGAACTGTCTCGCCAGAACTTTATCACTCTGATTTGTGGTTTTTTACGCAAACTGGCTTAA
- a CDS encoding nucleoside-specific channel-forming Tsx family protein, with amino-acid sequence MKKYLSGMVALTAVAVSPATQAEYLWGFADIGIHYLDWTSHTTHRTSNKSHKDDFAYLELEGGAGFTWGETYGFFDWENPFNGRHDKPGSEQRYTFKNTNRIYLGHTGLNLYGHVYGTYGSPNGRNFHDVMALYGLGYNVKLEQFWFKPFIAKRYTDQTYYSGNNGYVFGWVAGYDFNLWNEKFALTNWTEYEFDRAARYAAGNGGKEGINGAVALWWKPNPSITTGVQYRYADNKLGESFLQDGVIYSIKYNF; translated from the coding sequence ATGAAAAAATATCTCTCCGGCATGGTTGCCCTTACCGCGGTAGCCGTCAGCCCCGCGACTCAGGCTGAATATCTCTGGGGTTTTGCTGATATCGGCATTCACTATCTTGACTGGACATCCCACACCACCCACCGAACATCGAATAAGTCCCATAAAGATGACTTTGCCTATCTGGAACTGGAAGGCGGTGCCGGTTTTACTTGGGGTGAAACTTATGGCTTTTTTGACTGGGAAAACCCTTTCAATGGTCGACACGATAAACCGGGTAGCGAGCAGCGTTATACCTTTAAAAACACTAACCGTATCTATCTTGGGCATACCGGTCTTAACCTCTACGGCCATGTTTATGGTACCTACGGTTCGCCAAACGGTAGAAACTTCCATGATGTGATGGCCCTTTACGGCTTAGGCTATAACGTTAAGTTGGAGCAGTTCTGGTTTAAACCCTTTATCGCCAAACGCTACACCGACCAAACCTATTACAGCGGCAATAACGGTTATGTGTTTGGTTGGGTGGCTGGTTATGACTTTAATCTCTGGAATGAAAAGTTCGCACTGACCAACTGGACAGAATATGAGTTCGACCGTGCGGCTCGCTACGCCGCCGGTAACGGAGGAAAAGAAGGTATCAACGGTGCTGTTGCCCTCTGGTGGAAACCGAACCCATCCATCACCACTGGAGTTCAATATCGCTATGCGGATAACAAACTGGGGGAAAGCTTCCTGCAGGACGGTGTCATTTATTCGATTAAATATAATTTTTAA